One part of the Eptesicus fuscus isolate TK198812 chromosome 20, DD_ASM_mEF_20220401, whole genome shotgun sequence genome encodes these proteins:
- the ZFP3 gene encoding zinc finger protein 3 homolog translates to MGTENKEVIPKEEISEESEPHGAILEKLPKVVYEGHEFGVACEDSLLEGHSRESTEEIMEQMSPEERDFESGLIIFKKSPSSEKDQENESERVCSPSPDLITHQGDITAQTVSTFATSGQNFIEKLEPNKTQRSSVGEKPHTCKECGKSFNQNSHLIQHMRVHSGEKPFECKECGKTFGTNSSLRRHLRIHAGEKPFACNECGKAFIQSSHLIHHHRIHTGERPYKCEECGKAFSQNSALILHQRIHTGEKPYECNECGKTFRVSSQLIQHQRIHTEERYHECSECGKAFKHSSGLIRHQKIHTGEKPYLCNECGKGFGQSSELIRHQRIHTGDKPYECNECGKTFGQNSEIIRHVRIHTGEKPYVCKECGKAFRGNSELLRHERIHTGEKPYECFECGKAFRRTSHLIVHQRIHTGEKPHQCNECARTFLDKSELLLHQKIHIGEKPYKCNECGKTFSQHSQLIIHQRIHTGEKPYECQECQKTFSRSSHLLRHQSVHCMD, encoded by the coding sequence ATGGGGACTGAGAACAAGGAGGTAATTCCCAAGGAAGAAATTTCTGAAGAATCTGAGCCACATGGGGCAATATTAGAAAAACTTCCAAAGGTAGTTTACGAGGGTCACGAGTTTGGAGTGGCATGTGAAGACAGCTTGTTGGAGGGGCATTCAAGAGAGTCCACAGAAGAGATTATGGAGCAGATGTCTCCTGAGGAGAGAGACTTCGAATCAGGGCTGATTATCTTTAAGAAATCACCCTCAAGTGAGAAAGACCAGGAGAATGAAAGTGAGAGAGTCTGCAGTCCCAGCCCAGACCTGATTACACATCAGGGAGATATTACAGCACAGACAGTTAGTACATTTGCTACCTCTGGCCAAAACTTCATAGAGAAGTTAGAACCTAACAAAACACAGAGAAGTTCTGTGGGAGAAAAGCCTCATACATGCAAAGAATGTGGGAAATCCTTTAATCAGAATTCACATCTTATCCAGCATATGAGAGTTCATAGTGGAGAGAAACCCTTTGAATGCAAAGAATGTGGAAAAACATTTGGAACTAACTCAAGCCTTCGCAGGCACCTGAGAATTCATGCTGGAGAGAAGCCCTTTGCTTGTAATGAATGTGGAAAGGCCTTCATTCAGAGTTCACATCTTATCCACCATCatagaattcatactggagagagaCCTTATAAATGTGAAGAATGTGGTAAAGCCTTCAGTCAGAATTCAGCCCTTATTCTACATCAAAgaatccacactggagagaaaccatatgaatgtaatgaatgtgggaaaacctTTAGGGTTAGCTCACAGCTTATTCagcatcagagaattcatactgaAGAAAGATATCATGAATGCAGCGAGTGTGGCAAAGCCTTCAAGCATAGCTCAGGCCTTATTAGACACCAGAaaattcatactggagaaaaaccatatctTTGTAACGAATGTGGAAAAGGCTTTGGTCAGAGTTCTGAGCTTATCAGGCATCAAAGAATTCATACAGGGGACAAACCAtatgaatgtaatgaatgtggaaaaacTTTTGGCCAGAACTCAGAGATTATTAGACATGTTAGAATTCATACCGGCGAGAAGCCTTATGTATGTAAAGAATGTGGGAAGGCCTTTAGGGGGAACTCAGAACTTCTTAGACAtgagagaattcacactggagagaagccctatgaatgCTTTGAGTGTGGAAAAGCTTTTAGGCGGACCTCCCATCTTATCGTCCAccagagaattcatactggagagaaacctcaTCAGTGTAATGAATGTGCAAGAACCTTCTTGGATAAATCTGAGCTGCTTCTCCACCAGAAAATTCACAttggagagaaaccttataaatgtaaTGAGTGTGGGAAAACATTCAGCCAGCATTCTCAACTTATCatacatcagagaattcacactggagagaagccttacgAGTGCCAAGAATGTCAGAAGACCTTTAGTCGGAGCTCTCACCTCCTCCGACATCAAAGTGTTCACTGTATGGATTGA